In Crinalium epipsammum PCC 9333, the genomic window GTATCCACTGGGATCTGATTCGTTTGGCACTAAGTTCTGTAGCTAACCAGGCACTTATTCCTCTCCAAGACGTTTTGGGATTAGATAGTAACGCGAGGATGAATTTGCCTAGTACAGGTGATGGAAATTGGGAATGGCGCTATCGGGCAGATGCTTTAACTGATGAAGTGCGATCGCGCTTAAAAAATATGACGGTAAATTTTGGTCGCGCCCCTAAAAAGTAAAATTAATCAGGCTGATTTATGAGTACTAAACAGCAAGTTTAGTACTCAGCCATAACTACATAATTAAAACTTTTCATTAGCTTCAAAAGTAACTTTTTGAGGTTTATTTGGTTCTCCCAATTCTTTTGGCTTTTCATCATTAAAAGCAATTAAAACACCACCAGCATTACCCGCGAGTACAGTTAGTTGCTCTTTAGCAACCCAAGTGCGTTGATCTCCTGGTTGCAAAGTTCCCTCAAACTCCTTTTTACCGTCAACTATAACCTGCATCCAAGATTCAGCTTTCAGCGTCACACCTACCCGCACGGGCTCTGTAGTGGTGGTATTTTCGCTAACTACCATTGCCTGAGTAATTTCTGCTGGCTTGCTGCTACTATGGTTGAGATGTAGCTTATCAGGCAAGCTCGCCTGTAAGTCCCTGCTTTTAGCAACAGGCTGGTCTAATTTTGGTTCACTAATGTCAGCGTTGCTAACTTGAATTGCCGACTTGTTAACAATAGCAGATAAAGCATTTACAGCCAAAAACACTAACAAAATATAGCTAAAGTAAAGATGAACTGGTCGCAGTTGAGCCGACGGTAAACTCAGCCAAGAAGGTTTGATAAAAAATATACTAGGCCAAGTCGGATACTCGCTGGCAAGATCTTCACCGTCAAGACCAATTGCATCGGCAAATCGTTTGATAAACCCTTGAACATAAACAGGCTCAGGCAATATGTCAATTCTGCCTTCCTCAATTGCTTTGAGTAGACGTGCCTGAACGCGGGTTTTAGAAGCCACATCTTCTAAGGATAGAGACTGTGCTTGGCGAAATTGCCGTAAACGAGATCCAATATCTTTAAGCTTATCTATTTGTTCTTGGTGAATATGGATTTGAGTCTCCTTCATACACTGCCCTCCTTGATGTTTGTTGGCACTTCTATAGATGTTATGTTTACTTGGTTTTGGAGAAAATCAATTTCAAACTCTTCAAGGAGACGGTAATCACCAGCAAGTAGCAATCCTGGTCGGTTTAAACAAATTGACCCAATAGCTGTGCGATGCAGATGCACTACTGGATAACCTAACTGTTCTGCTACCCGTCGAATTTGTCTATTTCTCCCCTCTCTCAAAATAATTTCCAACAGTGTTTGATCATTTTGCTGCTTGAGTATCCTAACTTGAGCAGGTAAAGTTTTTCTCCCATCAAGAACTACCCCCCGTCGCCATACTTCTAGCACAGATTTCGGTGGATGACCTTCTACCCAAACATGATAGGTTTTAGGAATACAATGGCGGGGATGGGT contains:
- a CDS encoding helix-turn-helix domain-containing protein, yielding MKETQIHIHQEQIDKLKDIGSRLRQFRQAQSLSLEDVASKTRVQARLLKAIEEGRIDILPEPVYVQGFIKRFADAIGLDGEDLASEYPTWPSIFFIKPSWLSLPSAQLRPVHLYFSYILLVFLAVNALSAIVNKSAIQVSNADISEPKLDQPVAKSRDLQASLPDKLHLNHSSSKPAEITQAMVVSENTTTTEPVRVGVTLKAESWMQVIVDGKKEFEGTLQPGDQRTWVAKEQLTVLAGNAGGVLIAFNDEKPKELGEPNKPQKVTFEANEKF
- a CDS encoding pseudouridine synthase — its product is MAERLQKIISQWGIASRRQAEKMILAGRVRLNGVVVELGQTANPELDRIEVDGKPIKPLNRPQHLYILLHKPAGVVSTCHDQRNRKTVLDLLPPELRQGQGVHPVGRLDAESTGALLLTNDGELTFILTHPRHCIPKTYHVWVEGHPPKSVLEVWRRGVVLDGRKTLPAQVRILKQQNDQTLLEIILREGRNRQIRRVAEQLGYPVVHLHRTAIGSICLNRPGLLLAGDYRLLEEFEIDFLQNQVNITSIEVPTNIKEGSV